One window of Methanobrevibacter sp. genomic DNA carries:
- a CDS encoding magnesium transporter — protein MKDQQKKIRSSLSTSAFTDFYEEHKSIIKEGLIALLICAIGDLCAGIILGRMTFFLETFPGLLVIVPGAIGMRGNIFGSFASRLSTNLHIGLISPEFEFSEQLNYNIYSSFVLTLVLSIFLGIVGKIFCILLHSPSMNLIDFILICTLAGLISNLIMLPITMFVSFKSFEHGWDPDNITSPIIAAFGDLFTLPAIIASTYILKALNYNFIVKDVALVVIVVAVLVAFAYCYKLSDETKTILKQSTPILLLCSFLGGSAGGILNSSVETLLTNPSLLTLIPLFSGESGSLISILGARLSSGLHSGLVEPFRRPQGEAVHNFIISYILAIIIFPVIGLLAETSSLGLGTIGVGFDKILLISTLSGLILVTIMVFVVYYISTVSYNNNLDPDNIVIPISTSVTDSISSLILISVSLLILSIFI, from the coding sequence GTGAAAGACCAACAGAAGAAGATTCGCAGTTCACTATCTACATCAGCGTTCACTGATTTTTACGAAGAACACAAATCCATTATTAAAGAAGGTTTAATTGCTCTTTTAATCTGTGCTATAGGAGATTTGTGTGCAGGAATAATCTTAGGCCGCATGACCTTTTTCCTTGAAACTTTCCCGGGATTATTGGTAATTGTTCCTGGGGCCATAGGCATGAGAGGAAATATTTTCGGCTCTTTTGCTTCAAGATTATCAACTAACCTGCACATTGGTTTAATATCTCCCGAATTTGAATTTTCCGAACAATTGAATTATAACATTTATTCATCATTTGTCCTGACTCTAGTTTTATCAATATTTTTAGGAATTGTCGGTAAGATATTCTGTATTTTGCTGCATTCCCCTTCAATGAATCTGATTGATTTCATTTTGATTTGTACACTTGCGGGCTTGATATCAAATCTGATAATGCTTCCGATTACAATGTTCGTTTCATTCAAAAGTTTTGAACATGGGTGGGATCCGGATAACATTACAAGTCCTATCATAGCGGCATTCGGAGATTTATTTACTTTACCTGCAATTATAGCTTCAACCTATATTCTTAAAGCCTTAAATTATAATTTCATTGTTAAGGATGTTGCTTTAGTTGTTATAGTAGTTGCCGTTTTGGTTGCTTTTGCTTATTGCTATAAGCTATCCGATGAAACAAAAACTATTTTAAAGCAGTCTACACCAATCCTGCTTTTATGCTCCTTTTTAGGAGGTTCTGCAGGTGGTATTTTGAACAGTTCAGTAGAAACACTGCTTACCAATCCTAGTTTGCTTACTTTAATTCCTCTATTTTCAGGAGAAAGCGGCAGTTTAATAAGTATTTTGGGCGCAAGACTGTCATCAGGTCTTCACTCCGGTTTAGTCGAACCTTTCAGAAGACCTCAGGGCGAAGCTGTTCATAACTTCATAATATCCTACATTTTGGCTATCATTATTTTCCCTGTCATTGGTCTTCTGGCCGAAACATCCTCATTAGGTCTTGGAACAATAGGCGTCGGCTTTGATAAAATCCTTTTAATAAGTACATTATCAGGGCTTATTTTGGTCACTATTATGGTATTTGTGGTTTATTACATTTCAACAGTTTCCTATAATAATAATCTCGACCCTGATAACATTGTAATTCCTATTTCAACCAGTGTAACAGATTCCATTTCAAGTCTGATATTAATATCCGTTTCACTACTGATTTTATCTATTTTCATCTAA
- the cobJ gene encoding precorrin-3B C(17)-methyltransferase: MINVIGIGQNRENMTLGAIKAIEESDVIIGYKKYINQIEDLIVGKEIIKKGMGDEIARAEMAIEKSLDGQTVSLISSGDPGVFGMANVLYQIVSKYEGVEVKVYPGVSALNYASSKLGAPLHDFAAISLSNILTPLSEIEKKLRYALEANLIVAIYNPLSKTRREPFKRFKECVTEIKGEDALIGIVDSTYEPAKETIVKVKDLTEDIVNMSCTLIVGNDLTYVQEEKLITPRGYVIRSKIHPLSQNHYEKFLNGEIAHGPNRECDYYPCHYEGQYCDFCYCPFYPCGDSSTGGEWIKGKNVWNCKDCDWLHDKDTVECLREPLENILEDVEDLKTKKKTLLKLRRACLLKSNPNDL; the protein is encoded by the coding sequence ATGATTAATGTTATAGGTATTGGTCAGAATAGAGAAAATATGACTTTGGGAGCTATTAAAGCTATTGAAGAGTCTGATGTAATTATTGGATATAAAAAGTACATCAATCAAATAGAAGATTTAATAGTCGGAAAAGAGATTATTAAAAAAGGAATGGGCGATGAGATAGCTAGAGCTGAAATGGCTATTGAAAAAAGTTTAGACGGCCAGACAGTATCATTAATCAGTTCCGGAGACCCTGGTGTTTTTGGAATGGCAAACGTACTGTACCAGATTGTAAGTAAGTATGAAGGCGTTGAAGTTAAGGTTTATCCAGGAGTTTCAGCACTCAATTACGCTTCAAGTAAACTTGGAGCACCTCTTCATGATTTTGCTGCAATTAGTTTAAGCAATATTTTAACTCCTTTATCTGAAATCGAGAAAAAGTTAAGATATGCACTTGAAGCCAATTTAATTGTAGCCATATATAATCCTTTAAGCAAAACACGCCGTGAACCTTTCAAAAGGTTTAAGGAATGTGTAACTGAAATTAAAGGGGAAGATGCTTTAATCGGTATTGTTGACAGTACATACGAACCTGCTAAGGAAACAATAGTTAAGGTAAAAGATTTAACTGAAGACATTGTCAATATGTCCTGCACACTGATTGTAGGCAATGATTTAACTTACGTTCAAGAAGAAAAACTTATTACACCTAGAGGTTATGTAATAAGGTCTAAAATACATCCTTTATCACAAAATCATTATGAAAAATTCTTGAATGGTGAAATTGCACACGGACCTAACAGGGAGTGTGACTATTATCCTTGCCATTATGAGGGACAATACTGTGATTTCTGTTATTGTCCGTTTTATCCTTGTGGAGATTCTTCAACAGGCGGAGAATGGATTAAAGGCAAAAATGTTTGGAACTGTAAGGACTGTGACTGGTTGCACGATAAGGATACAGTTGAATGTTTAAGAGAGCCTTTGGAAAATATTTTAGAAGATGTTGAAGATTTAAAAACCAAGAAAAAAACTTTATTAAAGCTTAGAAGAGCATGCTTATTGAAAAGTAATCCAAATGATCTTTAG
- a CDS encoding cobalamin biosynthesis protein, with product MIDYNNIINNIISVKATNIVSLDLFLFVVLGLLFSLAIDVLFGELPTRVHPVVIIGSVISFFKNIFIRIKNRFSGLLLVVSTGIVVSLLLFVIYFIFKINIILLFIIFIILLSSTYSVNMLLKTAVDVKKDLDVSIDKARKSVSYLVSRNTGELTEGFIVSAVIESLTENITDSYVAPVFYYTVFAAVIFICPVENQLFYLLLVPMIYRMFNTLDAMVGYETEELKDIGFFPAKIDDILNYIPARISGVFVVVSAYLLKLDGKNSFYIMKRDARKCPSPNSGFTMATTAGALNIQLIKKDTYILGDPNKDIEKDDITKAVNLSKLTIILFTLTILILLTLIYVIL from the coding sequence ATGATTGATTATAATAATATAATAAATAATATAATTTCAGTTAAGGCAACAAACATTGTCTCATTGGACTTATTTTTATTTGTAGTTTTAGGATTATTATTTTCACTTGCAATAGATGTCCTCTTCGGTGAGCTGCCGACAAGAGTTCATCCTGTTGTAATTATTGGATCTGTGATATCATTTTTCAAAAATATATTCATTCGAATTAAAAACAGATTTTCAGGTTTGCTTCTGGTTGTATCAACAGGTATTGTCGTTAGTTTGTTACTATTTGTTATTTACTTTATTTTTAAAATAAATATTATATTATTATTTATTATATTTATTATATTGTTATCATCTACATATTCTGTTAATATGCTTTTAAAGACAGCTGTTGATGTTAAAAAGGACCTGGACGTTAGCATTGACAAGGCAAGAAAGTCAGTTTCATATCTTGTCAGCAGAAACACAGGTGAGTTGACAGAAGGATTCATTGTCTCAGCTGTTATTGAAAGTCTGACAGAAAACATAACTGATTCATATGTTGCTCCTGTGTTTTACTACACTGTTTTTGCAGCTGTAATTTTTATTTGTCCTGTTGAAAATCAGCTGTTCTATCTGCTATTGGTTCCAATGATTTACAGAATGTTCAATACACTTGATGCAATGGTGGGCTATGAAACTGAAGAGCTAAAGGACATTGGTTTTTTCCCGGCAAAAATCGATGATATACTCAACTATATTCCAGCACGTATTTCAGGCGTATTTGTTGTTGTTTCAGCATATTTGCTTAAGCTGGACGGTAAGAACAGTTTTTATATAATGAAAAGGGATGCAAGAAAATGTCCGTCACCAAATTCAGGCTTTACAATGGCAACAACAGCAGGAGCTTTGAACATACAGTTGATTAAGAAAGACACTTATATTCTCGGAGATCCAAACAAGGATATTGAAAAGGATGACATTACCAAAGCGGTCAATTTGTCAAAACTAACAATAATCTTATTTACTTTAACAATATTGATTTTATTAACATTGATTTATGTGATATTATGA
- a CDS encoding class II aldolase/adducin family protein, whose protein sequence is MKKHIQEIIDTGNNIYQKNLISGKSGNISKRIKGSYGDIIAITPTLKSLSGLNQEDIVLVDLDGNTLTSGKPSSEVNMHLEIYKKRDDVNAIVHTHSPYATGFAFSNKSIKRLEGFGEIKKPYLPSIEYEKPGSSELAKNASEGIGDSDVLVLKNHGVICVSENLKEAQSLAVFVEESAKTQFVTLMLNSVEDND, encoded by the coding sequence ATGAAAAAACATATTCAAGAAATTATTGATACAGGAAATAACATTTATCAAAAGAATTTAATATCCGGAAAATCCGGAAACATAAGCAAAAGAATAAAAGGATCATACGGAGACATTATTGCAATAACTCCAACATTAAAATCATTATCCGGATTAAATCAAGAGGATATTGTTCTAGTTGATTTGGATGGAAATACATTAACAAGTGGAAAACCATCATCTGAAGTGAACATGCATTTGGAAATCTATAAAAAAAGAGATGATGTCAATGCAATAGTTCACACACATTCACCATATGCAACAGGCTTTGCTTTTTCAAACAAAAGCATAAAAAGGCTTGAAGGCTTTGGAGAAATAAAAAAACCATATTTACCATCAATAGAATATGAAAAACCTGGTAGCAGTGAACTGGCCAAAAACGCTAGTGAAGGCATTGGAGACAGTGATGTTCTGGTGTTAAAAAATCATGGTGTTATCTGTGTTAGTGAAAACTTAAAAGAAGCACAATCTCTTGCGGTATTTGTTGAAGAGTCCGCAAAAACTCAATTTGTTACATTAATGTTAAATTCAGTTGAAGATAATGATTAA
- the cfbA gene encoding sirohydrochlorin nickelochelatase, whose translation MDTNSKLSNNSAVILVSHGSTLPYAEEVFTEIKEKFIKKSGIAAEIGYMKVSEPTIAGAVEILKDEVKDLNKIIALPVFLAPGIHTNIDIPQLLGLEPLEVDPRCPDGNYPPEHYLSIADDVDFDGEIKLLSSIGPRDELLDIIDKRINEALSESKLEDDAKTGILLVTHGSRLNYNKEFATALYNKFEKTCELPSSFGFMELCGPNIPESINKLVDENDLERLVVVPVFIAPGMHTTHDIPHILGFLEEHEHSHDHSHSHEHGHDHTHDLTPVDFDGEILYPEPIKADDILIDILIKMINEAE comes from the coding sequence ATGGATACAAATTCAAAGTTATCAAATAATTCTGCTGTAATATTAGTAAGCCACGGTAGTACTCTGCCTTATGCTGAAGAAGTTTTCACAGAAATCAAGGAAAAATTTATCAAAAAATCAGGAATTGCAGCTGAAATTGGTTACATGAAAGTATCCGAGCCGACCATTGCAGGAGCAGTCGAAATTTTAAAGGATGAAGTCAAAGATTTGAATAAAATCATTGCCCTTCCCGTATTTTTGGCTCCTGGAATTCACACCAACATTGACATTCCGCAATTGCTGGGTTTAGAACCTCTTGAAGTCGACCCAAGATGTCCTGATGGAAATTATCCGCCGGAACATTACCTGTCAATTGCCGACGATGTTGACTTTGATGGTGAAATTAAGCTGTTAAGTTCAATCGGTCCAAGGGATGAACTTTTAGACATAATTGATAAAAGAATAAATGAGGCATTGTCAGAGTCCAAATTGGAAGACGATGCAAAAACCGGAATTTTACTTGTAACCCATGGTTCCAGATTAAACTACAACAAGGAGTTTGCAACAGCATTATACAACAAGTTTGAAAAAACCTGTGAGCTGCCATCCAGTTTCGGATTTATGGAATTGTGCGGACCTAACATCCCTGAATCAATCAACAAATTAGTTGATGAAAACGATTTGGAAAGACTGGTCGTCGTTCCGGTATTCATTGCTCCGGGAATGCACACAACCCATGACATTCCACACATCCTGGGATTTTTGGAAGAGCATGAACATTCACATGATCACTCTCACAGTCACGAACATGGTCATGACCATACTCATGATTTGACTCCTGTTGACTTTGACGGAGAAATCCTATATCCTGAGCCAATCAAGGCAGATGATATACTAATTGATATTTTAATTAAGATGATAAACGAGGCCGAATAG
- a CDS encoding Met repressor, whose translation MSEISKTTINLPKDLKKELKKIAIDEDTSLSGLIIKMIEEGMASRNKSDLISDED comes from the coding sequence ATGTCAGAAATAAGCAAAACAACAATTAACTTACCTAAGGATTTGAAAAAAGAATTAAAAAAAATAGCTATCGATGAAGATACTTCATTATCAGGTTTAATCATTAAAATGATTGAAGAAGGAATGGCTAGTAGAAATAAAAGTGATTTAATTTCAGATGAAGATTAA
- a CDS encoding cobalt-precorrin 5A hydrolase, with product MKVAIISVSNKGHELALKLKEKLDNDSTIIKCDLYHKNVKKYLKIAFFEYDAVIAIMASGILIRSIAPFLESKVTDPAILNVDDNGNFVISTLSGHLGGANALTNKVADLIDAVPVITTSTDVNKKLGIDVLAKDLYLSIDNTKEILYFNKAILEGKKITFLLNPDGNYNYLRNYLSENTLEMDVSIECLSEINTDEIHVCVNEHNIVLKEKKVVVGIGCRRGKECRKIFEGMKKSIEDLNIDISRINMLSSVEIKKDEEGILELSEKLDIPVNFVELDKLKLFTSNDIQKSEFVKSKFGIYGVCEPSALITAGFDSKLVYKKTSYDGVTISVAVSK from the coding sequence ATGAAGGTAGCTATTATTTCAGTTTCAAATAAGGGTCATGAATTGGCATTGAAATTAAAGGAAAAGTTAGATAATGACTCTACTATAATCAAGTGTGACTTGTATCATAAGAATGTTAAAAAGTATTTGAAAATTGCATTTTTTGAATATGATGCTGTAATCGCCATAATGGCCTCTGGAATTTTAATCAGGTCAATTGCACCATTTTTAGAATCTAAGGTAACTGATCCTGCAATATTGAATGTTGATGATAATGGAAATTTTGTAATATCCACATTATCAGGACATTTAGGAGGTGCAAATGCATTAACAAACAAGGTTGCAGATTTAATTGATGCAGTTCCGGTCATTACAACATCAACTGATGTAAATAAGAAATTGGGAATTGATGTTTTGGCAAAAGACCTTTATTTGTCAATTGACAATACTAAAGAAATATTATATTTCAATAAGGCCATTTTGGAAGGTAAAAAAATCACTTTTCTTTTAAATCCTGATGGAAATTATAATTATCTAAGAAATTATCTCTCAGAAAATACACTTGAAATGGATGTTTCAATTGAATGTTTAAGTGAAATAAATACAGATGAAATACATGTCTGTGTAAATGAACACAATATTGTGCTGAAAGAGAAAAAAGTTGTAGTGGGAATCGGCTGTAGGCGTGGAAAGGAATGCAGAAAAATATTTGAAGGAATGAAAAAATCAATTGAAGATTTAAACATTGATATATCACGTATAAACATGTTATCTTCTGTAGAAATAAAAAAAGATGAAGAAGGCATATTGGAATTATCTGAAAAGTTAGATATACCTGTTAATTTTGTGGAATTGGATAAGTTAAAGTTATTCACATCAAATGATATTCAAAAATCAGAATTTGTAAAATCCAAGTTTGGAATTTATGGTGTATGTGAACCTTCAGCATTGATTACAGCAGGTTTTGATTCAAAATTAGTGTATAAAAAAACATCATATGACGGCGTTACAATATCTGTTGCCGTTTCAAAATAA
- a CDS encoding UPF0147 family protein has product MSNSQIDEVCEILEYIADNNTVPRNIREAASDSSELLKDEEQDQSVKISTVLGKLDEISNDPNIPVHARTLIWEVLSKLESI; this is encoded by the coding sequence ATGAGTAATAGTCAAATTGATGAAGTATGTGAAATACTTGAGTATATTGCAGATAACAATACTGTTCCTCGTAATATTAGAGAAGCTGCTAGTGACTCTAGTGAATTATTAAAAGACGAAGAACAAGATCAATCTGTTAAAATAAGTACTGTATTAGGAAAATTAGATGAAATCAGTAACGATCCTAACATTCCAGTACATGCAAGAACTTTAATTTGGGAAGTTCTATCTAAATTAGAATCTATCTAA
- a CDS encoding DUF2299 domain-containing protein gives MNVEEQIEKWLLDEDCLREMKYDENAEFHFIVEFPKDNIMDVVRPKDKDCIIIACATQVAPQHVDLMNSADAKTQKDFLLDLNFGLNNFLVDFELQINQNILRQFVITDQIFDDGLTKNEFMKTMKKVFKSKLHCIWLIDKKFGRLNDIPAPHNENDMFV, from the coding sequence ATGAATGTTGAAGAACAAATCGAAAAGTGGTTACTTGACGAAGATTGTCTAAGAGAAATGAAATATGATGAAAATGCTGAGTTTCATTTCATTGTTGAATTTCCAAAGGACAATATAATGGATGTTGTCAGACCAAAAGATAAGGATTGTATTATAATTGCATGTGCTACCCAGGTTGCACCACAACATGTTGACCTAATGAATTCAGCAGATGCAAAAACACAAAAAGATTTCCTTCTGGATTTGAATTTTGGGTTGAATAATTTTTTAGTTGATTTTGAGCTTCAAATCAATCAAAACATTTTAAGACAATTTGTAATAACAGATCAAATATTTGATGATGGCCTAACCAAAAATGAATTTATGAAAACCATGAAAAAAGTTTTCAAATCAAAATTACATTGCATTTGGTTAATTGACAAAAAATTCGGCAGATTGAATGATATTCCTGCCCCTCACAATGAAAACGACATGTTCGTATAG
- a CDS encoding potassium channel family protein, producing MSIKNLLIEMKNLSELMVDLAYSAILFNSKAAAEEVITLENEVNAMNYEIKKESLVAARSYEDAEKLTALLEIAEAAESIANAAKDLADLVITGFKPHPVFKMVMEESDKSIVRVVVDEKSDIANNSLGDLLLVNRTGMRVIAIRRGTSWIYGPDKHTTILPNDTLILKGTEAGADLLEKLAAGACSLEDIPEELDDED from the coding sequence TTGTCAATCAAAAATTTATTAATTGAAATGAAAAACTTGTCGGAGCTAATGGTTGATTTAGCTTATTCGGCGATTTTATTCAACAGTAAAGCAGCAGCAGAGGAAGTAATTACCTTGGAAAATGAAGTCAATGCAATGAATTACGAAATCAAAAAAGAATCATTGGTTGCTGCCAGATCTTATGAAGATGCAGAAAAATTAACAGCGCTTTTAGAAATTGCTGAAGCTGCTGAAAGTATTGCAAATGCAGCTAAAGATTTAGCTGATTTAGTGATTACTGGTTTTAAACCACATCCTGTTTTTAAGATGGTAATGGAAGAATCTGACAAAAGCATTGTTAGAGTCGTTGTTGATGAAAAATCAGACATTGCAAATAACAGTTTAGGTGATTTGCTTCTGGTAAATCGTACAGGTATGAGAGTTATAGCTATTAGAAGAGGAACATCCTGGATTTACGGACCTGATAAACATACAACAATTTTACCAAATGATACATTAATATTGAAAGGTACCGAAGCAGGTGCGGATTTACTGGAAAAACTTGCTGCAGGAGCCTGTTCTCTAGAAGATATTCCAGAAGAATTAGATGATGAAGATTAA
- a CDS encoding DNA-directed DNA polymerase II small subunit yields the protein MSTNKILLKFAKKGINLSPEAYNTVINAENPLDFASSLIVKLKSDKFSSKDLVSVSGETINELLGNNTKTDNTNQKTLTNENSVDKSPEVKPEIKKPIKQTPQIEKPKKEIKKPVETKPAIEKPKEETKAVKPTSIDNLKKDSDKPEKYVNKAIVEATETVKDEKIKFKRNEQKINATYDFKIIQDMSKKSYTSGELENLIAYFKNRYEKLEKILSKRPELRNYTKIADIDDSQDSLSLILMVREIRSSKNGHKIVEFEDDTGNISILFSQNNEELFAEAEKLVRDEVIGVIANKSDDRHFAFGQQIINPGVLRVPDKEMDFGIVFLSDVHIGSLTFQEDAFLRFIDWINCDFGTEEQRRVAEDVKYLIIGGDIVDGIGVYPNQEQELAIKDITQQYNEAAKFLGNIRSDIKIIIAPGNHDASRVAEPQPAVPEKYAKALYELDNVEFISNPGVVSLDGINVLIYHGRSFDDLVMAVKQFTYEKNDLLMEELLKKRHLAPIYGERTPLASELEDYLVIEEVPDIFHTGHVHVNSYRRFNGIHLINSGTFQTQTSFQKIHNIEPTPAEVPVIHKGKYKHFKFL from the coding sequence ATGTCAACTAATAAAATTCTATTAAAATTTGCAAAAAAAGGAATTAACCTATCACCTGAAGCTTATAATACTGTTATTAATGCTGAAAATCCTCTAGATTTTGCATCTTCATTAATAGTTAAGCTAAAAAGTGATAAGTTTTCATCAAAGGATTTAGTATCTGTAAGCGGTGAAACTATAAATGAACTTTTAGGAAATAATACAAAAACTGACAATACAAATCAGAAAACATTGACTAACGAAAATTCAGTTGATAAATCTCCAGAAGTTAAACCGGAGATTAAAAAACCTATAAAACAAACACCACAAATAGAAAAACCAAAAAAAGAAATTAAAAAGCCAGTAGAAACCAAACCGGCAATTGAAAAACCAAAAGAAGAAACAAAAGCTGTCAAACCAACATCTATTGATAATCTTAAAAAAGACAGTGACAAACCTGAAAAATATGTGAATAAAGCAATTGTTGAGGCTACAGAGACTGTTAAAGATGAAAAGATTAAATTCAAAAGAAACGAGCAAAAAATCAATGCCACATATGACTTTAAAATCATCCAGGATATGAGTAAAAAGTCATATACCAGCGGAGAGCTTGAAAATTTAATCGCTTACTTTAAAAACAGATATGAAAAGCTTGAAAAAATATTATCAAAAAGGCCTGAACTTAGAAATTACACAAAAATTGCTGACATTGATGATTCACAGGACAGCTTGAGCCTTATACTGATGGTTCGTGAAATAAGATCAAGTAAAAACGGTCATAAAATTGTCGAGTTTGAAGATGATACTGGTAATATATCAATATTATTTTCACAAAACAATGAAGAGTTGTTTGCAGAAGCCGAAAAGCTTGTAAGAGATGAAGTAATAGGTGTCATTGCAAATAAAAGTGACGACAGGCATTTTGCATTCGGTCAGCAAATCATAAATCCAGGTGTGTTAAGGGTTCCTGATAAGGAAATGGACTTTGGTATTGTATTTTTATCCGATGTTCACATTGGAAGTTTAACTTTCCAGGAAGATGCATTCTTAAGATTCATTGACTGGATTAACTGTGATTTTGGAACTGAAGAGCAAAGAAGAGTTGCTGAGGATGTTAAATATCTAATTATCGGTGGAGATATCGTTGACGGTATTGGAGTATATCCAAACCAGGAACAGGAACTTGCAATTAAGGACATTACACAGCAATATAACGAAGCCGCCAAATTTTTAGGAAACATCAGAAGCGACATCAAGATTATCATTGCTCCTGGAAACCACGATGCATCAAGGGTTGCTGAACCGCAGCCGGCAGTTCCTGAAAAATACGCAAAAGCATTATATGAACTGGACAATGTTGAATTCATTTCAAATCCTGGTGTAGTATCCCTAGACGGCATCAACGTTTTAATTTACCATGGACGTAGTTTTGACGACCTGGTAATGGCAGTTAAGCAATTCACTTATGAGAAAAATGATTTATTGATGGAAGAGCTTCTCAAGAAAAGACATTTAGCTCCAATTTATGGTGAAAGAACACCTCTTGCATCAGAACTTGAAGATTATCTTGTAATTGAAGAAGTACCGGACATTTTCCATACAGGACATGTTCACGTTAACTCTTACAGAAGATTCAATGGTATTCATTTAATCAATTCAGGTACTTTCCAGACACAGACAAGCTTCCAGAAAATTCACAATATTGAACCTACACCAGCAGAAGTACCTGTTATTCATAAAGGAAAATATAAACATTTCAAATTCTTATAG
- a CDS encoding Zn-ribbon domain-containing OB-fold protein codes for MSDTVRTWRHIQQRYNLIGSKCNTCGEVFFPSRVVCPNCRRKGDLEPFQFSGKGKIYTYSVIRSAPDDFKKSAPYAVAVIELEEGAKLTTQLVDCDVDSLEIGDDVEMVFRKIREDGKDGVISYGYKFKVIK; via the coding sequence ATGTCAGATACTGTAAGAACATGGCGTCATATACAACAAAGATACAATCTTATAGGTTCTAAATGTAACACCTGTGGTGAAGTTTTCTTCCCATCTCGTGTAGTTTGTCCTAATTGTAGAAGAAAAGGAGATCTTGAACCTTTCCAATTTTCAGGAAAAGGAAAAATATATACTTATTCAGTAATCAGATCAGCACCGGATGACTTTAAAAAATCAGCTCCTTATGCTGTAGCTGTAATTGAACTTGAAGAAGGTGCAAAATTAACAACTCAACTTGTTGATTGTGATGTTGACAGTCTTGAAATCGGTGACGATGTAGAGATGGTATTTAGAAAAATCAGAGAGGATGGAAAAGACGGAGTAATCTCCTATGGATACAAATTCAAAGTTATCAAATAA